In Lacibacter sp. H375, one DNA window encodes the following:
- a CDS encoding sodium:solute symporter has product MHNLPFIDLAVIAVYMLAMIGIGMYFSRKNKNSDQFTKASGKIPGWAIGLSIYATFLSSNTFLGVPGKAFGSNWNAFVFSISMPLAAWLASKYFVPFYRNTGEISAYTHLEKRFGPWARTYTVICFLLTQFARMGSIFFGIALSLQALTGFSMQSIMIVMGICIIIYTVLGGIEAVIWTEVAQGIIKTLGALLILFLVVKEIPGGFSTIIDVATTDHKTSLGSFSPNFTESTFWVVLFYGFFINLNNFGMDQNYIQRYHTAQTSKQASKSVWLCVWIYVPASFLFFVIGTALYAFYQTQPGLIDPVKLQVAAERLGVAATSAEVKQLAASLTAADYGDKVLPFFMVNNIPTGLVGLIVSALLSAAMSTISSNMNASATVFTVDIYQKYIKPDITDKRKLYLLHVSTIAFGVVGLCTGLAMIGAKSLLDIWWELSGIFAGGMLGLFLLGLISRQAKNVAAITAVIIGIIVILWMTFSGRLEGDYAFLRNPLHKNMIIVVGTLSIFLTGLLVTKLRPSKQ; this is encoded by the coding sequence ATGCACAATTTGCCATTTATTGATCTTGCAGTGATTGCCGTATACATGCTTGCCATGATCGGCATTGGCATGTATTTTTCACGCAAGAATAAAAACAGCGATCAGTTTACCAAAGCATCGGGAAAAATTCCGGGCTGGGCCATTGGTCTTTCTATCTACGCCACGTTTTTAAGCAGCAATACTTTTTTAGGAGTACCAGGCAAAGCATTCGGTAGTAACTGGAATGCGTTTGTGTTCAGTATTTCCATGCCATTGGCTGCATGGCTTGCATCAAAATATTTTGTGCCGTTCTATCGCAACACCGGAGAGATATCAGCTTATACGCATTTAGAAAAGCGATTCGGTCCATGGGCAAGAACCTATACTGTGATTTGTTTTTTGCTCACACAGTTTGCAAGAATGGGTTCTATCTTTTTCGGTATTGCATTAAGTCTGCAGGCACTCACCGGTTTCAGTATGCAATCGATCATGATCGTGATGGGCATCTGTATTATTATTTACACCGTGCTTGGCGGTATTGAAGCAGTGATCTGGACAGAAGTAGCGCAAGGCATCATTAAAACATTAGGCGCTTTATTGATTTTGTTTTTAGTGGTGAAAGAAATTCCCGGTGGGTTCTCCACGATTATTGATGTGGCAACAACTGATCACAAAACAAGCTTGGGAAGTTTCTCGCCTAATTTTACTGAATCAACTTTTTGGGTGGTATTGTTTTATGGCTTCTTCATCAACCTGAATAATTTCGGGATGGATCAAAATTATATTCAACGTTATCATACTGCACAAACATCCAAACAGGCAAGTAAATCAGTTTGGCTTTGTGTATGGATCTATGTACCTGCTTCGTTTTTATTTTTTGTGATCGGCACAGCCTTGTATGCATTTTATCAAACACAACCGGGATTAATTGATCCTGTGAAATTGCAGGTAGCGGCTGAACGTTTAGGTGTGGCTGCTACATCAGCGGAGGTAAAACAACTCGCCGCATCTTTAACGGCTGCTGATTATGGCGATAAAGTATTACCGTTTTTTATGGTGAATAATATTCCAACAGGTTTGGTTGGGTTGATCGTATCGGCATTGTTATCTGCTGCCATGAGTACTATCAGCAGCAATATGAATGCATCGGCCACGGTATTCACTGTTGATATTTATCAGAAATATATTAAACCGGATATTACGGATAAACGAAAGTTGTACTTGCTGCATGTTTCAACAATCGCTTTTGGTGTAGTTGGCTTGTGTACAGGTTTAGCAATGATCGGCGCAAAAAGCTTACTCGACATTTGGTGGGAATTGAGTGGCATTTTCGCTGGTGGTATGCTGGGTTTGTTTTTGCTGGGGCTTATCAGTCGCCAAGCAAAAAACGTCGCAGCAATAACGGCCGTTATTATTGGTATAATTGTGATCTTATGGATGACATTCTCCGGCAGATTGGAAGGAGATTATGCATTTCTCCGCAATCCGTTACATAAGAACATGATCATTGTGGTAGGAACGCTGAGCATTTTCCTAACGGGTTTGCTCGTAACCAAACTCCGGCCCTCAAAACAGTAA
- a CDS encoding dihydrodipicolinate synthase family protein, with protein sequence MPDKKFVPVMITPYDLKAEVDLDVVTTLIEFYLAAGVKGFFANCLSSEMFSITENERLNLTAHIVKQVRGRVPVVATGSFGLTIADKALFIRKIYDTGIDAAIMITGHFAKEEDSDDVLLRNFEQLFQATGNIPLGMYECPAPYKRIISPDVFRQLLSANRLTYHKDTSITHENVQAKLSILKETNNSMEFYDAHTPNASFSLQQGAKGMSSISGNFYPEVMVWMVNNATNPEKQEEVKWLQEELTKVDPLIHIAYPMSAKYFLQKRGLPVRTISRAVAAKLTPEQRNALDDIHNRFEHWCERLQIQKVDVQSFAGSGFNEESVF encoded by the coding sequence ATGCCTGATAAAAAGTTTGTCCCGGTTATGATCACTCCATACGATCTCAAAGCAGAGGTTGACCTGGATGTGGTAACTACATTGATCGAATTTTATTTAGCTGCCGGTGTTAAAGGTTTCTTCGCCAACTGTCTCAGCAGCGAAATGTTCAGCATCACTGAAAATGAGCGTTTGAATTTAACTGCACATATTGTAAAACAGGTGAGAGGGCGTGTGCCTGTTGTTGCAACAGGTTCATTTGGACTCACCATTGCAGACAAAGCGCTTTTCATTCGTAAAATTTATGATACCGGTATTGATGCTGCCATCATGATCACGGGCCATTTTGCAAAAGAAGAGGATAGTGATGATGTGTTGTTGCGAAATTTTGAGCAACTGTTCCAGGCAACAGGTAATATTCCATTGGGCATGTATGAATGCCCGGCACCATACAAGCGCATTATCAGTCCAGATGTGTTCAGGCAATTACTTTCAGCAAATCGCTTGACTTATCATAAGGATACATCTATTACACATGAAAATGTGCAAGCAAAGCTTTCGATATTGAAAGAGACAAATAACAGTATGGAGTTTTATGATGCACATACACCGAATGCATCATTCAGTCTGCAACAGGGAGCGAAAGGGATGTCATCCATCTCAGGTAATTTTTATCCGGAAGTAATGGTGTGGATGGTGAACAATGCAACAAATCCTGAAAAACAGGAAGAAGTGAAATGGTTGCAGGAAGAGTTGACAAAAGTTGATCCGCTCATTCATATTGCTTATCCCATGAGTGCAAAATATTTTTTACAAAAGCGGGGCTTGCCCGTAAGAACCATCAGTCGTGCCGTTGCAGCCAAGTTAACACCCGAACAACGCAATGCACTCGATGATATTCATAACCGCTTTGAACATTGGTGCGAACGTTTACAGATTCAGAAAGTGGATGTGCAATCCTTTGCCGGTTCAGGTTTTAATGAAGAAAGTGTGTTTTAA
- the pdxA gene encoding 4-hydroxythreonine-4-phosphate dehydrogenase PdxA — MSSLPILAVTMGDPASIGPEIAVKALLQKEIHAICKPILVGDAVVFQQIIDLLKLDAKVNAVSKCADAKFELGTIDVYDLGIADITKLEFGKINAMCGEASFQAVKKAIELALAKEVDGTVTGPINKKSINEAGHHYAGHTEIYAHYTGTKKYAMLLVEDNINVIHVSTHVSLRQACDLVKKERIVQVIELIVDGLKRLGKTNLKIGVAGLNPHAGDSGLFGTEDDEEILPAVLEARNLGYDVEGPVPPDTMFAKAAMGAYGGVVAMYHDQGHIPFKLAGFKWNAEKQQMDSVKGVNITLGLPIIRTSVDHGTAFEIAGKGIASADAMILAIESAVQLSKHK, encoded by the coding sequence ATGAGTTCATTACCAATTTTAGCCGTTACCATGGGCGATCCTGCAAGCATCGGTCCCGAGATTGCAGTAAAAGCATTATTGCAAAAAGAGATTCACGCCATCTGCAAGCCAATTCTTGTTGGTGATGCAGTAGTATTTCAACAGATCATTGATTTGTTGAAATTGGATGCAAAAGTGAATGCTGTTTCAAAATGTGCCGATGCAAAATTTGAATTGGGAACAATTGATGTATACGATCTTGGCATCGCCGATATAACAAAGCTTGAATTTGGAAAGATCAACGCCATGTGTGGCGAAGCATCATTCCAGGCTGTTAAGAAAGCAATTGAATTAGCATTGGCAAAAGAAGTTGATGGAACAGTAACAGGTCCCATCAACAAAAAATCCATCAACGAAGCCGGTCATCATTATGCAGGTCATACAGAAATCTATGCGCATTATACTGGCACAAAGAAATATGCAATGTTGCTCGTGGAAGATAACATCAATGTGATTCATGTAAGTACGCATGTATCACTCAGACAAGCTTGTGATCTTGTAAAGAAAGAACGCATTGTGCAGGTGATCGAATTGATCGTCGATGGATTGAAACGTTTAGGCAAAACAAATTTGAAAATAGGAGTAGCGGGATTAAATCCGCATGCAGGTGATAGTGGTTTGTTTGGAACTGAAGATGATGAAGAAATTTTACCGGCAGTACTCGAAGCAAGAAACTTAGGTTATGATGTCGAAGGACCTGTTCCGCCCGATACCATGTTTGCAAAAGCAGCAATGGGTGCGTATGGTGGAGTTGTAGCGATGTATCATGACCAGGGACATATTCCTTTCAAACTCGCAGGTTTCAAATGGAATGCAGAAAAACAACAGATGGATAGTGTGAAAGGTGTGAACATTACTTTGGGCTTGCCAATCATCCGTACATCAGTTGATCATGGTACTGCATTTGAAATTGCAGGGAAAGGCATTGCCAGCGCCGATGCAATGATATTGGCAATTGAAAGTGCGGTGCAACTAAGTAAACACAAATAA
- a CDS encoding dihydrodipicolinate synthase family protein — translation MKKNKKFSGVIVPVITPLTKSLQIDDAAVEKIFGQFYTHNISPFILGTTGESASLSADIKEQYLKSAAKHKKAGTVLYAGISSNVVSESIEFAKFCADNGVDAVATTLPSYYALTETQMKNYFEALADAVPLPLIIYNIPATTHMSIPLQLIDELSHHPNIIATKDSERSDERLAQSLALWKDREDFGHFLGWAAKSAEALIGGSDGLIPSTGNLMPEIYDEMEKAVDAGDHTRAFEMQKLSDVYGNLYQSGKTLGESLWALKVLMQHKGLCEDVVMPPLQSLGEEEKQKLIQSYVEIRG, via the coding sequence ATGAAGAAGAATAAAAAATTTAGTGGTGTGATTGTTCCGGTGATAACACCGTTAACTAAATCGTTGCAGATCGATGATGCAGCAGTAGAAAAAATATTCGGACAATTTTATACGCATAACATTTCTCCATTTATACTTGGTACAACAGGAGAGTCAGCCTCCTTATCTGCTGATATAAAGGAGCAGTATTTAAAATCAGCAGCAAAGCATAAGAAAGCCGGAACTGTTTTATACGCAGGTATTTCATCGAACGTAGTTAGTGAGTCAATTGAGTTTGCAAAGTTCTGTGCCGACAATGGAGTAGATGCTGTTGCTACAACTTTACCTTCTTATTATGCGTTAACCGAAACGCAGATGAAGAATTATTTTGAAGCATTGGCAGATGCGGTTCCATTACCATTGATCATTTATAATATTCCTGCAACTACGCATATGAGTATTCCGTTGCAGTTGATCGATGAACTTAGTCATCATCCAAACATCATTGCTACCAAAGATTCAGAACGCAGTGATGAACGTTTGGCGCAATCATTAGCCTTGTGGAAAGACAGAGAAGACTTTGGTCATTTCCTTGGTTGGGCAGCAAAATCTGCAGAAGCATTGATTGGTGGTAGTGATGGATTGATACCGAGCACAGGGAATTTAATGCCGGAGATCTATGATGAAATGGAAAAGGCTGTTGATGCAGGTGATCATACAAGAGCATTTGAAATGCAAAAGCTCAGTGATGTGTACGGCAACTTATACCAAAGCGGAAAGACATTAGGTGAAAGTTTGTGGGCATTGAAAGTATTGATGCAGCATAAAGGTTTGTGTGAAGATGTGGTGATGCCGCCCTTGCAATCATTAGGAGAAGAAGAGAAACAAAAATTAATTCAATCGTACGTAGAAATAAGAGGATAA
- a CDS encoding iron-containing alcohol dehydrogenase, translating into MSVPAFKIIFPGKLVVGNGTLRQLAADVLEMKPTKVFIATITPLLNTIDPFVLSFKQESIEVMVDTSIVAEPSFGDFETLMKKVSPFNPDVVIGIGGGSVLDIAKLVAAQLENKQQLRDYVGIGLLKGRKKKLICVPATSGTGSEVSPNAILVDDADNQKKGIISPFLVPDIVYVDPLLTVSVPPAITAATGMDALTHCLEAYTNKFAQPFIDLFAYEGMRLIAANIVTAVKDGSNVEAREKVAMGSLYGGFCLGPVNTAGVHALSYPLGSMYHLAHGLSNAVLLPYVMEYNIVSSADRYADVAVALGCTREDDVWTTAKAGVEKIKELNKACGIPTTLREVGVKEETIPQMAMEAMKIQRLLKNNPREITEQDAVSIFKSAF; encoded by the coding sequence ATGTCTGTTCCTGCATTTAAAATTATTTTTCCAGGAAAGCTTGTAGTTGGTAATGGAACGTTGCGTCAGCTTGCTGCTGATGTGCTCGAGATGAAACCAACGAAAGTTTTTATTGCTACGATTACTCCGTTGTTAAATACGATCGATCCGTTTGTATTATCATTTAAACAGGAGTCAATTGAAGTAATGGTTGATACATCCATTGTTGCCGAACCTTCATTCGGTGATTTTGAAACGTTGATGAAGAAAGTGTCACCATTCAATCCGGATGTGGTGATTGGTATTGGCGGAGGCAGTGTGTTGGATATAGCCAAGCTTGTTGCTGCGCAATTAGAGAATAAACAACAGTTAAGAGATTATGTGGGCATTGGTTTGTTGAAGGGAAGAAAAAAGAAACTCATCTGTGTGCCTGCGACTTCGGGAACTGGTAGCGAAGTTTCGCCTAATGCAATATTGGTTGATGATGCAGATAACCAGAAGAAAGGAATTATCAGTCCGTTTCTTGTTCCTGATATTGTGTATGTAGATCCGTTATTGACTGTTTCTGTTCCGCCTGCAATTACTGCAGCAACAGGCATGGATGCATTAACTCATTGTCTCGAAGCATATACCAACAAGTTTGCACAACCGTTTATTGATCTCTTTGCATACGAAGGCATGCGATTGATCGCAGCTAATATTGTTACTGCTGTGAAAGATGGAAGCAATGTTGAAGCAAGAGAGAAAGTAGCAATGGGCAGTTTGTATGGCGGCTTTTGTTTAGGCCCGGTGAATACAGCAGGGGTGCATGCATTATCGTATCCATTGGGAAGTATGTATCATTTGGCTCATGGTTTATCCAATGCGGTATTGTTGCCTTATGTGATGGAGTACAATATTGTTTCTTCGGCAGATCGTTATGCTGATGTGGCTGTTGCATTAGGATGTACTCGTGAAGATGATGTTTGGACGACCGCCAAAGCAGGAGTAGAGAAGATAAAAGAACTCAACAAGGCCTGCGGCATACCAACAACGTTAAGAGAAGTGGGAGTGAAAGAAGAAACGATTCCGCAAATGGCGATGGAAGCGATGAAAATCCAGCGCCTGCTGAAAAATAATCCAAGAGAAATTACAGAACAGGATGCGGTGAGCATTTTTAAATCTGCATTTTGA
- a CDS encoding four-carbon acid sugar kinase family protein — MSNEWLTHHSSLFTHHMIAVIADDFTGAAELAGISLRYGLKVELCTGDVALTDADVLIVSTDSRSLNKTAALAKTAAAIERVLQLNPTLVYKKIDSVLRGYVLDELKLQMQLMLKTKAFILPANPTLGRTISNGKYYVQGKLISETGFAADPEFPISHSSVKSILKNETINVLRHTDVLPANGIVVSEAENETDVQAWAGKLDESFVLAGAGDFYTALLNIQFKEVKQQQPDLQLPFLYVCGTAYDQSVNYIKKVDEKNKTVLYITKQMIESGVDDPAWLQRCKDVLEQKQKAIIALNSDTIPSDTSAADLRSIMAKAVKAVVEQCKISELFIEGGSTATAILQELGIKKLSPVNELARGVVRMKAGELYITVKPGSYELSNEIKQLFK; from the coding sequence ATGAGTAATGAGTGGCTCACTCATCACTCATCACTGTTCACTCATCATATGATTGCAGTTATAGCCGATGATTTTACAGGGGCAGCTGAATTAGCCGGCATCAGTCTGCGTTACGGACTGAAAGTAGAATTATGTACCGGTGATGTTGCTTTAACAGATGCCGATGTGTTGATTGTATCAACAGATAGTCGCTCTTTGAATAAAACTGCTGCATTAGCAAAGACAGCAGCAGCCATTGAGCGAGTGTTGCAGCTAAATCCAACACTTGTTTATAAAAAGATCGATTCGGTTTTACGTGGCTATGTATTGGATGAACTGAAACTGCAGATGCAGTTGATGCTGAAAACAAAAGCGTTTATACTTCCTGCAAATCCAACATTGGGAAGAACCATCAGTAACGGAAAATATTATGTACAGGGAAAACTCATCAGCGAAACAGGTTTTGCAGCTGATCCAGAGTTTCCCATCAGTCATTCGTCGGTGAAATCGATCTTGAAAAATGAAACGATAAATGTGTTGAGGCATACTGATGTATTGCCAGCAAACGGAATCGTTGTTAGTGAAGCAGAAAACGAAACAGATGTGCAGGCATGGGCTGGCAAACTGGATGAAAGTTTTGTTTTAGCAGGTGCAGGAGATTTTTATACAGCATTGCTCAATATACAATTCAAAGAAGTAAAACAGCAACAACCGGATTTGCAGCTTCCTTTTTTATATGTGTGCGGTACAGCTTACGATCAATCGGTGAATTACATCAAAAAGGTTGATGAAAAGAACAAGACTGTTTTATATATCACGAAGCAGATGATTGAAAGTGGAGTTGATGATCCTGCGTGGTTGCAGCGATGCAAAGATGTACTTGAACAAAAACAAAAAGCCATCATTGCATTGAACAGTGATACAATTCCGTCAGATACATCGGCTGCCGATCTGCGAAGCATCATGGCAAAAGCAGTGAAAGCAGTTGTTGAACAATGCAAGATCAGCGAATTGTTTATCGAAGGTGGATCAACAGCAACAGCCATTTTACAGGAGCTGGGTATCAAGAAACTTTCACCGGTAAATGAATTAGCAAGAGGAGTTGTGCGGATGAAAGCAGGAGAATTATACATAACGGTTAAACCCGGTAGTTACGAATTAAGCAACGAGATAAAACAACTATTCAAATAA